The segment GAAACACAGATATTTTATCTGATAATTATCTACGCCATCCTGCTTATGCAGATTACCCTGTAGTGGGTGTAAGTTGGTTACAAGCAAATGAATACTGTAAATGGAGAACAAATGCAGTAAACTTAAAAACATTGATTGACAAAGGTCATATAAAAAATATTTTTGAGTCAGACACAATAAGAAACTTCTTTGATACTGAAGTTTTCTTAGCCGATTCAGATAAATTATTTGAAGGTGATACAACTATTTATAAGAGAGGAATAAGAACGAGAGGAAGAGCAACAAGTGGCTCTTTTCAAGGAAGAAAGATTACAAGAGCAGATGGTGTTTTAAGTCAGAAATTTAGATTACCAACTGAAGCTGAATGGGAATTTGCTGCAAAAGCGAATATAGAAAACAGAGAATATAACAACATTAGAGGTAGAAAAAAATATGCTTGGAATGGTAAATACTCTAGAGATGAAAGCAAACGATTTAAAGGAGATCAATTAGCCAATTTTAAACAAGGAAAAGGAAATTACAGTGGCTTATCTGGCTGGAGTACTGATGGCTCAGACATCCCTATTAAAGTAAGATCTTACCCACCAAATGGATTTGGGTTATATGACATGTCTGGCAATGTTGCAGAATGGGTTGCAGATGTTTATAGACCTATTATAGATAATGAGGCTAATGATTTTAATTATTTTAGAGGTAATATTTTTACTAAAAAAATGATTAATAAAGACGGAAAAGTTGTGATAACAGGAACACCTGATGGTATTGAGGTTGAATATGATACTTTACCAAATGGAAAAATTGTACCAAAACAATTACCCGGATCTATAAAATATATTCCAATTACAAAAGATGATACTAGTTTAAGAAGAAACTTTACAGTTTATAACAATTCTAATATTGGTGATGGAGAATTAAATTCTACAAGATTCTATGAGGATGATGAAGAACAATTTAGCTCTAGACCAAGTATGTATAATTCACCTAAAAAACCTACTAGAGTATTTGATTCAATTAAAAACAGAACTATACCAACTTACGATGCTAAAAAAAGAAGAACTTTAATCAGCAATAATACAAGAGTTTATAAAGGCGGTTCTTGGTCTGACAGAGAATATTGGTTAGATCCTGCACAAAGAAGATACTTGCCAGAGTATATGGCTACAAATTATATTGGTTTTAGATGTGTTACTGATAAGGTAGGACCAATGACTTATAAAAAAAGAAAAGCTAAGAATACTAGCAGATAAAATTGATTCATAAAACTATATAGCCTCATTGTTTTTATTTACAATGAGGTTTTTTTTATATTTAATAAATGAAAATAACTGATATTTACGTACTTTATTCTAAATATTATCTTGTAGACACAGATACAAGAAGCATTAGAACAAACACAATTTTCTTTGCCTTAAAAGGCGATAATTTTAACGGCAATAATTTTGCAGAAGAGGCTTTAAATATAGGAGCAGATTATAGTATTGTTGATGAAAAGAAATATCAAACAAATTCTAAAATTATACTAGTTAAAAACGTTTTAGAAACCTTGCAGGAATTAGCAAATTATCATAGAAAACAATTAAATATTCCTATTATTAGTTTAACAGGAAGTAATGGCAAAACAACTACTAAAGAATTAATAAATGCTGTTTTAAGTGAGAAATTTATTACTTCTGCAACCAAAGGAAATTTAAACAACCATATAGGTGTACCTCTGACCCTACTTTCTATGACTCCAAAAACAGAAATTGGAATTGTAGAAATGGGCGCAAATCATCAAAAAGAAATCGAGTTTCTTTGTACAATTTGTGAACCCGATTTTGGTTACATCACCAACTTTGGAAAAGCACACTTAGAGGGTTTTGGGGGGGTTAAAGGAGTCATAAAGGGTAAATGCGAACTTTATGAGTATTTAGAAGCTAATAATAAAATTGCTTTTGTAAATCCTGATGATGCAATTCAAGTTAAAAAAACTAAAAAAATTAATTCAACCTTTTTTAATACTGATAACTTGCAGTTTATAGAAATTAATCCTTTTGTAAAACTCATCTTTAATTCTAAAAATATACAAAGTAATTTAATTGGTAAATACAATTACACCAATATTGCTGCCGCTATAACTATTGGAAATTACTTTAAGGTTGATGAAAAAAATATAAAAAATGCTATTGAGAACTATGCACCAACCAACAATCGTTCTCAGATTATTGAAAAAGAATCTAATAAAATACTATTGGATGCGTACAATGCAAATCCATCTAGTATGAGAGCTGCTCTAGAAAACTTCTCTTCAATAAAAGAAGACGCAAAGGTGGCAATACTTGGAGACATGTTTGAAATAGGTGAAACAAGCCTAAAAGAACATCAAGAAATTACAGATTTAGCTACTAGTTTCGATTTTGATGAAATCCTTTTTGTTGGAGAAAACTTTTATCAGTCGAAAACAAAAAAACATCAATTTAAAAATTTTGATGCTTTAATGAAATACGTTATAAAAAATCCTTTTAACAAACAATATATCCTTATTAAAGGCTCTAGAGGAATGCGTTTAGAAAGACTTTTAGAATTTATAGATTAATATTTTTTTTATGATACGTTAATAAATTGTCAATTGGCCTTTGAATTACACCAGTAATTTGTAGGTTATTCTTTTTTGCAACTTTCTCTAAAATATCTCTAAAGTAATGTGCAATTGACCCTATAAAATATATTGGTGTTTCATTGGTCTTATTATAAGGAAGAACTCTGTATTTAAAGAACACTTGAAAACCTTTTTTTATAATTTTCTTAATATACTTATCATCTTTAAAGTCAAACATAAATT is part of the Polaribacter sp. SA4-10 genome and harbors:
- the gldJ gene encoding gliding motility lipoprotein GldJ; translation: MRNILKTSIVVLTTLLLANCNRSTTGKSTLTGLNFNDPKNGNYIRSTSFEGQKPPLGMVAVEGGSFTMGQVQDDVMFDWNTTPKKMHIRSFFMDESEVTNSEYFLYVQYIKDVFPPSEEKYKHVYNAVLPDTLVWRKSLGNTDILSDNYLRHPAYADYPVVGVSWLQANEYCKWRTNAVNLKTLIDKGHIKNIFESDTIRNFFDTEVFLADSDKLFEGDTTIYKRGIRTRGRATSGSFQGRKITRADGVLSQKFRLPTEAEWEFAAKANIENREYNNIRGRKKYAWNGKYSRDESKRFKGDQLANFKQGKGNYSGLSGWSTDGSDIPIKVRSYPPNGFGLYDMSGNVAEWVADVYRPIIDNEANDFNYFRGNIFTKKMINKDGKVVITGTPDGIEVEYDTLPNGKIVPKQLPGSIKYIPITKDDTSLRRNFTVYNNSNIGDGELNSTRFYEDDEEQFSSRPSMYNSPKKPTRVFDSIKNRTIPTYDAKKRRTLISNNTRVYKGGSWSDREYWLDPAQRRYLPEYMATNYIGFRCVTDKVGPMTYKKRKAKNTSR
- the murF gene encoding UDP-N-acetylmuramoyl-tripeptide--D-alanyl-D-alanine ligase — protein: MKITDIYVLYSKYYLVDTDTRSIRTNTIFFALKGDNFNGNNFAEEALNIGADYSIVDEKKYQTNSKIILVKNVLETLQELANYHRKQLNIPIISLTGSNGKTTTKELINAVLSEKFITSATKGNLNNHIGVPLTLLSMTPKTEIGIVEMGANHQKEIEFLCTICEPDFGYITNFGKAHLEGFGGVKGVIKGKCELYEYLEANNKIAFVNPDDAIQVKKTKKINSTFFNTDNLQFIEINPFVKLIFNSKNIQSNLIGKYNYTNIAAAITIGNYFKVDEKNIKNAIENYAPTNNRSQIIEKESNKILLDAYNANPSSMRAALENFSSIKEDAKVAILGDMFEIGETSLKEHQEITDLATSFDFDEILFVGENFYQSKTKKHQFKNFDALMKYVIKNPFNKQYILIKGSRGMRLERLLEFID